TCAATCGAGACATCCGACCGATTCTGACGGACCGCTGTTTTGCTTGTCACGGACTCGATGCAAACACTGTTGAAGCCGGGTTGCGATTGGACGTTCGCGAAGCGGCAATGGAGTTTGGCGCAATCGTTCCCCGGGACGCGGAATCGAGCGAGATGTTTTTGCGGATCACGTCTGATGATGACGACCTCGTCATGCCTCCATCGGAATTGCACAAACCTCTCAGCGACGCCGAGATCGACTTGGTGCGTCGTTGGATCAACGAGGGGGCACCGTACGAAGCTCACTGGGCCTACACCCCTTTGCCAAGCAATGTGGCGCGGCCTCCAGTGAACACGGCATGGGGAGAAAACTGGATCGATCAGTTTGTGGCCCGCGGACTGCAAGACGCGTCGGTGAGCCCATCGCCGAAAGCGGACCCGACCACATTGATTCGTCGGTTGTCGCTTGATTTGACTGGCCTTCCACCGACACCCGAGGAAGTGGAAGCGTTCGAAAAGGACCACAGCAACGAAAGCTATGAACGACTCATCGACCGCCTGCTATCGTCAAGTCGTTTTGGCGAACGCATGGCGATTTATTGGCTGGACTTGGTGCGATACGCCGACACGGTGGGGTACCACGGCGATCAGAACGTGTCGCATTCACCGTATCGTGACTACGTGATCGACGCGTTCAACAGCAACATGCCGTACGACCAGTTCGTTCGTGAGCAACTTGCCGGCGACCTGCTTCCCAATCCCACGATCGATCAATTGGTAGCCTCGGGATACAACCGTTTGAATCAAACGACGGAAGAGGGTGGCGCGCAACCCAAAGAGTACCTTTCGATCTACTTTGCCGATCGTGTTCGAAACGTGTCCCAGGTTTTCATGGGAGCAACGGTTGGGTGCGCTCAATGTCACGATCACAAGTATGACCCTTACACCGCAAAGGATTTCTATTCTCTCGGTGCGTTCTTCGCTGACATCGAAGAAAGGGGCAAGTATTCACAACGTGAACGGCCTCCACAGATCCCGGTTCCCAACGAAGAACAGCAGGCACAACTCGATGCCTTGCGACTAAAAGTGACGGAAGCCGAAGCCAGTCTTGAATCGATTACCCAAGAGCAATTGGCGTCCCAGCCTGAATGGGAAGCACGGGCGATTGAATCGATCAAACAATCCAAATTCCAAGCTGAAGAACACACCTGGGTCGATGACCAATTGTCAGCAGGTGGAACAAAGTCGGGCGAATGGAATCATGTGACCGCCGATCAACATCCGGTGCACAGCGGAGAAACTTCGCGGCGTCAGACCGGCAATGGAGTCATCCAGCACCTGTTCACTGACGCGAAGGAACCAATCGAAGTCAAAGCGAACACGGAGTTGTTTGCGTGGGTCTACCTTGATCCTCAGTCGCCGCCAAAAACAATCATGTTGCAGTGGCACGGCGGCCCAGATGATCCAAGCGGTTGGGACCACCGGGCATTTTGGGGAGACGACAAGGTCGGGTTTGGTGCCAAGCCTCAAAGCTGGCACGGACACAAACGCATGGGAGATTTGCCCGAAGCTGGAAAATGGATCCGCATGAGTGTGGCGGCCGCTGACGTCGGATTCGCACCTGGCAAGACCATTCATGGAATGGCGTTCACCCAGTTCGATGGCATCGTCCATTGGGACCAGGCGGGCTGGATTGAAACAGACGGTTTCCCCAGCGAAATCCGGGCTGCTTTGCTGGTTGATGTGGAGGCGAGAACAAAAGATCAGATCAAGCAACTGCGTGACTGCTTCGTTGAGCATGACCCGCTGATCACGGAGCAAGCAGAAACGTTGAAGCTGGCTCGAGCACAGGTCTCTGAGTTTGAAAAATCCATCCCGACCATGGTCATCTCACGAGCCGTTGCACCGCGTGAGATCCGAATCCTTGACCGCGGAAATTGGATGGATGAGTCGGGGGAAATCGTTCAGCCAGCCATCCCCGAATTCTTGGGCGAACTTCAAATCGGCGAACGACGCGCCACCCGTCTCGACCTCGCCAACTGGCTCTGTGACAGCGAAAACGTTCTGACAGCTCGGACGATGGTGAACCGTCTTTGGTACTTGATGTTTGGACGAGGGATCTGCTCCAGCGTCGATGACCTGGGTGGACAAGGCACCTTTCCAAGTCACCCTGAATTGCTGGATCACTTGGCCGTGGAATTCATCGAATCCGGTTGGGACGTTCAGCATCTTCTAAAACAAATCGCGATGAGCGCCACGTATCGTCAAACCTCCAACGCATCGCCGGAATTGGAGGAACTCGATCCGTTTAACGAATTGTTCGCGCGGCAAGGGCGGTTCCGAGTCAGTGCTGAAATGGTCCGCGACACGGCGTTGATGATCAGCGGTTTGCTGGTCGAGGAAATCGGTGGGCCGAGCGTGAAGCCGTATCAGCCCGAGGGTTACTACGA
The nucleotide sequence above comes from Rhodopirellula bahusiensis. Encoded proteins:
- a CDS encoding PSD1 and planctomycete cytochrome C domain-containing protein, with amino-acid sequence MRSLLGLLLTIAFALGIVENVVLAEPSDEAQTSVSATDRPLSFNRDIRPILTDRCFACHGLDANTVEAGLRLDVREAAMEFGAIVPRDAESSEMFLRITSDDDDLVMPPSELHKPLSDAEIDLVRRWINEGAPYEAHWAYTPLPSNVARPPVNTAWGENWIDQFVARGLQDASVSPSPKADPTTLIRRLSLDLTGLPPTPEEVEAFEKDHSNESYERLIDRLLSSSRFGERMAIYWLDLVRYADTVGYHGDQNVSHSPYRDYVIDAFNSNMPYDQFVREQLAGDLLPNPTIDQLVASGYNRLNQTTEEGGAQPKEYLSIYFADRVRNVSQVFMGATVGCAQCHDHKYDPYTAKDFYSLGAFFADIEERGKYSQRERPPQIPVPNEEQQAQLDALRLKVTEAEASLESITQEQLASQPEWEARAIESIKQSKFQAEEHTWVDDQLSAGGTKSGEWNHVTADQHPVHSGETSRRQTGNGVIQHLFTDAKEPIEVKANTELFAWVYLDPQSPPKTIMLQWHGGPDDPSGWDHRAFWGDDKVGFGAKPQSWHGHKRMGDLPEAGKWIRMSVAAADVGFAPGKTIHGMAFTQFDGIVHWDQAGWIETDGFPSEIRAALLVDVEARTKDQIKQLRDCFVEHDPLITEQAETLKLARAQVSEFEKSIPTMVISRAVAPREIRILDRGNWMDESGEIVQPAIPEFLGELQIGERRATRLDLANWLCDSENVLTARTMVNRLWYLMFGRGICSSVDDLGGQGTFPSHPELLDHLAVEFIESGWDVQHLLKQIAMSATYRQTSNASPELEELDPFNELFARQGRFRVSAEMVRDTALMISGLLVEEIGGPSVKPYQPEGYYDQLNFPRRNYVPDQGDNQYRRGVYTHWQRTFLHPMLKAFDAPSREECTAIRAQSNTPLQALTLLNDPTFIEAATMFASRIMREGGTTVDERIEWAYRTAVSRPIDAVIAEELRTIQTEHLRHYVQEPDLAKALVSAGEQSSTAELDPVEWASWTSVARVILNLHETINRY